The Malus sylvestris chromosome 12, drMalSylv7.2, whole genome shotgun sequence genome contains a region encoding:
- the LOC126592849 gene encoding serine/threonine-protein kinase EDR1-like, translated as MKHIFKKLHIGSNHDPTRSNEAAAAAASSSSVASPSCASDHRTASGQISGNAPASPSSSSPTPAGTVAAGGGGTVESTTVNRSDFMMSEEEYQVQLALAISASNSNFRDDPEKDQIRAATLLSLGGNPIDSSRDKVEAAAETLSRHYWEYNVLDYEEKVVDGFYDVYGLSTDSAIQGKMPSLTNLETNFGSSGFEVSLVNRTVDPVLEELVQIAQCIALDCPVTNVGVLVLRLAELVSERMGGPVKDANVVLARWMERSTELRTSLQTSVLPIGSITIGLSRHRALLFKVLADNIKMPCRLLKGVHYTGAEDGAVNVIKLEDDREFLVDLMADPGTLVPTDTQISKDATFKPYNPNLTKLPTFHSYIDTDIAYPGPKPLHGEGSSQNTAVESNSGLERRPSSDKGESFPTFSGASSESGVGSSGIPNKATQLDQLSSSASKKSQYNRGNRGAHAIDGGMRMNVNIVPCTQNNSEDPKNLFADLNPFQIKGPGKASMYNKPAEKKVEELQRQNNNLASGRPPASLMWKNKYAFNEVPKRKEYDGILPKINREPNGYNPSSSASTSSTVSEQVNPGGFKSTAHSNMFDRDGDAKIFKGEQPRAPNYLQNNTVDSKEHQNIETGFNDPRKFTHDRFMESNLKLKDPESCNSSFDSITSRVEYHSSTSSSFEDVDVGECEIPWEDLVIGERIGLGSYGEVYHADWHGTEVAVKKFLDQDFSGAALAEFKREVRIMRRLRHPNVVLFMGAVTRPPNLSIISEFLPRGSLYRIIHRPHCQIDEKRRIKMALDVARGMNCLHASTPTIVHRDLKSPNLLVDKNWNVKVCDFGLSRLKHNTFLSSKSTAGTPEWMAPEVLRNENSNEKCDVYSFGVILWELATLKLPWSGMNPMQVVGAVGFQNRRLEIPKELDPLVARIIWECWQTDPNLRPSFSQLTVALKPLQRLVIPSNLDDPSSHLRQEISVNSTPLNASFSQL; from the exons ATGAAGCACATTTTCAAGAAGCTTCACATAGGGAGCAACCACGACCCGACCCGATCGAACGAGGCCGCCGCCGCCGcggcctcctcctcctccgtaGCCTCGCCGTCGTGCGCCTCCGATCACCGGACCGCGTCGGGTCAGATTTCCGGAAACGCTCCGGCGAGTCCTTCATCGTCTTCGCCGACGCCGGCGGGAACCGTGGCAGCTGGGGGAGGTGGCACTGTGGAGTCGACGACTGTGAATCGGTCGGACTTTATGATGTCGGAAGAGGAGTATCAGGTCCAGCTCGCCCTGGCGATCAGCGCTTCGAATTCGAACTTTAGGGATGATCCGGAGAAGGATCAGATCCGCGCGGCGACGCTGCTGAGCTTGGGCGGCAATCCGATCGATTCTTCAAGAGATAAGGTTGAGGCGGCGGCGGAGACCTTGTCGCGGCACTATTgg GAGTACAATGTGCTAGACTATGAGGAGAAAGTGGTTGATGGATTTTATGATGTATATGGACTTTCCACAGATTCAGCAATTCAAGGAAAAATGCCTTCTCTCACAAATCTTGAAACAAACTTTGGGAGTTCTGGATTTGAAGTTTCATTAGTAAATCGAACAGTTGATCCTGTCTTGGAAGAGTTGGTGCAAATTGCACAGTGTATTGCTTTAGACTGTCCTGTCACCAACGTTGGTGTTTTGGTTCTGAGGCTTGCTGAACTCGTTAGCGAACGTATGGGTGGGCCTGTAAAGGATGCAAATGTTGTCTTAGCGAGATGGATGGAAAGAAGCACAGAGTTGAGGACATCTCTGCAAACAAGTGTATTGCCTATTGGGTCCATAACCATTGGCCTTTCCCGACATCGTGCTTTGCTTTTCAAG GTACTAGCTGACAATATCAAGATGCCCTGCAGACTGCTTAAGGGTGTTCATTACACTGGTGCTGAGGATGGTGCTGTTAATGTAATAAAGTTGGAGGATGACAG GGAGTTTTTGGTGGATCTGATGGCTGATCCTGGAACACTCGTACCAACTGACACCCAAATTTCAAAGGACGCTACCTTTAAGCCATACAATCCAAACTTGACCAAACTTCCTACTTTCCATTCTTATATCGACACAGATATCGCTTACCCAGGACCAAAACCATTACATGGAGAGGGAAGCAGCCAAAACACAGCAGTTGAAAGTAATTCAGGTCTGGAGAGAAGACCAAGCTCAGATAAGGGAGAATCATTTCCAACATTTTCGGGTGCAAGTAGTGAGAGTGGAGTTGGTTCTTCAGGAATACCAAATAAAGCAACTCAGTTAGATCAGCTTTCCTCATCAGCCTCCAAAAAATCACAGTACAACAGAGGTAATCGTGGGGCTCATGCAATTGATGGTGGTATGAGGATGAATGTAAATATAGTTCCATGTACTCAAAACAACTCTGAGGACCCAAAGAACCTTTTTGCTGATCTTAACCCATTCCAAATAAAAGGACCTGGGAAAGCTTCTATGTATAACAAACCTGCGGAGAAAAAAGTTGAAGAGCTTCAGAGACAAAATAATAATCTTGCTTCTGGTCGACCTCCTGCATCTTTGATGTGGAAAAATAAATATGCTTTCAATGAAGTCCCTAAAAGAAAGGAGTATGATGGTATCCTCCCAAAAATTAATCGTGAGCCTAATGGTTACAATCCGTCATCTTCAGCTTCGACCAGCTCTACTGTATCTGAACAGGTCAATCCTGGTGGTTTCAAATCAACTGCTCATTCAAATATGTTTGACAGAGATGGTGATGCCAAAATTTTTAAAGGGGAACAACCCAGGGCTCCGAACTATTTACAGAACAACACAGTAGATTCTAAAgaacatcagaacattgaaaCTGGTTTCAATGATCCTAGAAAGTTCACACATGACAGATTTATGGAATCCAATTTGAAACTGAAGGATCCAGAAAGTTGTAACTCATCATTTGATTCCATTACAAGCAGGGTTGAATATCATTCTAGCACTAGCTCATCATTTGAGGATGTTGACGTAGGTGAATGTGAAATTCCATGGGAAGACCTGGTTATTGGAGAAAGGATTGGACTAG GTTCATATGGTGAGGTATACCATGCTGATTGGCATGGCACG GAAGTTGCCGTGAAGAAGTTCTTAGACCAGGATTTCTCGGGTGCTGCTTTGGCTGAGTTCAAAAGAGAA GTACGAATAATGCGTAGATTGCGTCATCCAAACGTTGTGCTTTTCATGGGGGCTGTTACACGTCCTCCAAACCTCTCTATCATTTCTGAGTTTCTTCCGAG GGGAAGTCTATATCGGATTATTCATCGCCCTCATTGTCAAATTGACGAGAAACGTAGAATAAAGATGGCTCTGGATGTG GCAAGGGGTATGAATTGCTTGCATGCCAGTACACCGACTATTGTTCACCGGGATTTGAAGTCTCCGAATCTGCTGGTTGATAAGAACTGGAATGTGAAG GTGTGCGATTTTGGTTTGTCACGCTTGAAACACAACACTTTCTTGTCGTCCAAATCAACTGCTGGAACG CCTGAGTGGATGGCACCTGAAGTTCTCCGCAATGAAAACTCAAATGAAAA GTGTGACGTATATAGCTTTGGAGTCATTTTGTGGGAGCTTGCAACTCTAAAACTGCCGTGGAGTGGGATGAACCCAATGCAGGTCGTCGGTGCTGTGGGTTTCCAGAACCGTCGCCTTGAGATCCCCAAGGAACTTGATCCCCTTGTTGCAAGGATAATTTGGGAATGTTGGCAGAC CGATCCGAACTTGCGCCCCTCGTTCTCACAGCTCACGGTAGCTCTCAAGCCCTTGCAGCGACTTGTCATTCCGTCGAATCTGGACGACCCGAGCTCACATCTCCGGCAAGAAATCTCAGTAAATTCTACGCCTTTAAACGCCTCATTCTCTCAACTGTGA
- the LOC126592867 gene encoding pre-rRNA-processing protein TSR2-like, with the protein MEGERKLSAEAVAIFREGIGLVLSRWSALQLAVDNEWGGRGSRQKAEQLAADAFSWFTQSAEILYIDDLEDILNEAMISLNTMTEDGSIEEVAEKLMFMYEDCLTDNFNSVESLRDANRRRVAVPHVRQENEDDDDDDDDDNEETDGSSNMMVDIPESQPNLDPADATSSKPTPKPAAKTEDGWEVVGPRHNRGKRS; encoded by the exons ATGGAAGGTGAGAGAAAGCTGTCGGCGGAGGCGGTGGCGATATTCAGAGAAGGCATAGGGTTGGTTTTGTCCCGGTGGTCGGCGCTCCAATTGGCCGTCGACAACGAGTGGGGCGGCCGTGGCTCGCGCCAAAAAGCGGAGCAACTCGCGGCCGATGCCTTCTCCTGGTTCACTCAGTCTGCAG AGATTCTATACATTGATGATTTGGAAGATATTCTCAATGAAGCTATGATTTCTCTCAATACAATGACAGAGGATGGCAGCATTGAGGAG GTGGCTGAAAAgttaatgtttatgtatgaagaCTGTTTGACTGACAATTTCAATTCTGTTGAAAGTTTGAGAGATGCCAATCGTCGAAGAGTTGCCGTTCCTCATGTTAGACAA GAGAATGAAGATGAcgacgatgatgatgatgatgacaacGAGGAAACTGATGGTTCATCAAACATGATGGTGGACATACCAGAGTCCCAGCCAAATTTGGATCCAGCAGACGCGACGAGCAGTAAACCAACTCCCAAGCCAGCAGCTAAAACAGAAGATGGATGGGAAGTAGTTGGACCGAGACATAATCGGGGTAAAAGGAGTTAG
- the LOC126592863 gene encoding late embryogenesis abundant protein D-34-like isoform X1, translated as MSQEQPRRPEDQKEPVTYGDVFPGVQGAQLADKVVTPKDAAMIQAAENAVLGQTVKGGAAAIIQSAATQNEKAAVVGSSDVKADVGGDGGGVSVKEADLPGRRILTESIGGQGSDSNQMQVDHEKQRKIHELIEVVGQYSQRAPLAPPNTMQLVGGSAVQITIGEALEATAMTAGQKPVEWSDAAAIQAAEVRATGRTNIVPGGVAAAAQSAATLNARATKDEEKTKLADILANATSKLPADKPATRRDAEGVTGAEMRNDPYLTTHPTGVAASVAAAARLNENNSSQMPK; from the exons ATGAGCCAAGAACAGCCGCGGAGACCTGAAGATCAGAAGGAACCGGTGACATATGGGGATGTGTTTCCCGGCGTTCAGGGCGCCCAGCTGGCGGACAAGGTGGTGACGCCCAAGGATGCCGCCATGATCCAGGCGGCAGAAAATGCTGTGTTGGGGCAGACCGTCAAGGGTGGTGCTGCTGCAATCATCCAGTCCGCTGCCACGCAGAATGAGAAGGCGGCTGTTGTCGGTTCAAGTGACGTGAAAGCGGATGTTGGAGGAGACGGCGGCGGGGTTAGCGTTAAGGAGGCTGATCTTCCGGGACGCCGTATATTAACGGAGTCGATCGGAGGACAG GGTTCGGATTCAAATCAAATGCAAGTAGATCATGAAAAGCAAAGGAAAATCCATGAATTGATCGAG GTTGTGGGGCAATACAGCCAGCGAGCTCCATTGGCACCACCAAACACTATGCAACTTGTCGGAGGCTCCGCCGTTCAAATCACCATTGGTGAGGCCCTGGAGGCCACGGCTATGACAGCCGGACAGAAGCCAGTTGAGTGGAGTGACGCCGCTGCAATTCAAGCGGCCGAGGTTAGAGCCACTGGCCGCACCAATATAGTACCTGGTGGTGTGGCCGCTGCTGCTCAGTCGGCTGCAACCCTCAATGCTCGGGCTACAAAGGACGAGGAGAAGACCAAACTGGCCGACATTCTTGCG AATGCAACTTCAAAGTTACCGGCAGACAAACCGGCAACACGTCGAGATGCTGAGGGAGTGACTGGTGCAGAAATGCGAAACGATCCATACCTGACTACACATCCGACTGGAGTGGCGGCTTCAGTGGCGGCCGCTGCTAGGCTGAACGAGAATAATAGCAGCCAAATGCCaaaatag
- the LOC126592863 gene encoding late embryogenesis abundant protein D-34-like isoform X2: MSQEQPRRPEDQKEPVTYGDVFPGVQGAQLADKVVTPKDAAMIQAAENAVLGQTVKGGAAAIIQSAATQNEKAAVVGSSDVKADVGGDGGGVSVKEADLPGRRILTESIGGQVVGQYSQRAPLAPPNTMQLVGGSAVQITIGEALEATAMTAGQKPVEWSDAAAIQAAEVRATGRTNIVPGGVAAAAQSAATLNARATKDEEKTKLADILANATSKLPADKPATRRDAEGVTGAEMRNDPYLTTHPTGVAASVAAAARLNENNSSQMPK; the protein is encoded by the exons ATGAGCCAAGAACAGCCGCGGAGACCTGAAGATCAGAAGGAACCGGTGACATATGGGGATGTGTTTCCCGGCGTTCAGGGCGCCCAGCTGGCGGACAAGGTGGTGACGCCCAAGGATGCCGCCATGATCCAGGCGGCAGAAAATGCTGTGTTGGGGCAGACCGTCAAGGGTGGTGCTGCTGCAATCATCCAGTCCGCTGCCACGCAGAATGAGAAGGCGGCTGTTGTCGGTTCAAGTGACGTGAAAGCGGATGTTGGAGGAGACGGCGGCGGGGTTAGCGTTAAGGAGGCTGATCTTCCGGGACGCCGTATATTAACGGAGTCGATCGGAGGACAG GTTGTGGGGCAATACAGCCAGCGAGCTCCATTGGCACCACCAAACACTATGCAACTTGTCGGAGGCTCCGCCGTTCAAATCACCATTGGTGAGGCCCTGGAGGCCACGGCTATGACAGCCGGACAGAAGCCAGTTGAGTGGAGTGACGCCGCTGCAATTCAAGCGGCCGAGGTTAGAGCCACTGGCCGCACCAATATAGTACCTGGTGGTGTGGCCGCTGCTGCTCAGTCGGCTGCAACCCTCAATGCTCGGGCTACAAAGGACGAGGAGAAGACCAAACTGGCCGACATTCTTGCG AATGCAACTTCAAAGTTACCGGCAGACAAACCGGCAACACGTCGAGATGCTGAGGGAGTGACTGGTGCAGAAATGCGAAACGATCCATACCTGACTACACATCCGACTGGAGTGGCGGCTTCAGTGGCGGCCGCTGCTAGGCTGAACGAGAATAATAGCAGCCAAATGCCaaaatag
- the LOC126592858 gene encoding aldehyde oxidase GLOX: MNIHIFFLILTSQIIYNLPITSSQLTDLRPSSGNQGQWHLLHSSVGISAMHMQLLRTNKVIMFDRTDYGPSNISLPRGQCRRDPNDTVLKVDCTAHSILYDLGSNTFRPLTVHTDTWCSSGSVLPDGTLVQTGGYNDGDRVVRTFSPCNNDNCDWLELPKYLIQRRWYATNQILPDGRVIIVGGRRQFNYEFYPRSSQNQGGPHTIWLEFLRQTTDQDENNLYPFLHLLPDGNLFIFANAKSIIFDYSQNAVVRELPDIPGGDPRNYPSTGSSVLLPLDENTPSNGNMEVEIMVCGGTPRNSHVLALHGEFISALGTCGRLNVYDPSPRWVVEFMPVPRVMADMLLLPTGDVVIINGAALGAAGWENGRDPVTTPVIYRPSEVLNRRFSVMTGSSRARLYHSAAVLVPDGRILVGGSNPHIYYNFTGVEYPTDLSLEAFSPPYLSEEYDPVRPRIAAIEDVFGYRQLISVEILVPEFLSVRVLSARLVAPSFTTHSFAMNQRMVVLKLIGVTHVAAGTYRVSLVGPSTAEIAPPGYYLLFVVHADIPSSAAWVRVQ, translated from the coding sequence ATGAACATTCacattttcttcctaattttaacCTCACAAATAATCTACAATCTTCCAATAACTTCATCCCAATTAACTGATCTCCGTCCCTCCTCCGGCAACCAAGGCCAATGGCACCTCCTCCACTCCTCCGTCGGCATCTCCGCCATGCACATGCAACTCCTACGTACCAACAAAGTTATCATGTTCGACCGCACCGATTACGGCCCTTCCAACATCTCCCTCCCCCGAGGCCAATGCCGCCGCGACCCCAACGACACCGTCCTCAAAGTAGACTGCACGGCTCACTCCATCCTCTATGACCTCGGCTCAAACACATTCCGCCCCCTCACCGTCCACACCGATACATGGTGCTCCTCCGGTTCCGTCCTTCCCGACGGAACGCTCGTACAGACCGGCGGATACAACGACGGCGACCGCGTCGTCCGCACGTTCTCCCCATGCAACAACGACAATTGTGATTGGCTCGAGCTCCCGAAATATTTAATACAACGTAGGTGGTACGCTACTAATCAAATACTACCGGACGGCCGTGTAATCATTGTCGGTGGCCGCCGGCAATTTAATTACGAGTTTTATCCTCGGAGTTCCCAAAACCAAGGTGGGCCCCACACAATCTGGCTCGAATTTTTGAGACAAACTACGGACCAAGACGAGAACAATTTGTATCCATTTCTCCACTTGCTACCGGAcggaaatttatttattttcgccAACGCAAAATCTATAATCTTCGATTACAGCCAAAACGCCGTCGTCCGAGAGCTCCCCGACATCCCCGGCGGGGACCCACGTAACTATCCGAGCACGGGCTCGTCAGTTCTGCTTCCACTAGACGAAAACACACCCAGCAACGGCAACATGGAAGTCGAGATAATGGTCTGCGGCGGCACGCCGCGGAACTCGCACGTGCTCGCGTTGCACGGAGAGTTTATTAGCGCTCTTGGCACCTGCGGGCGGCTCAACGTGTATGACCCGAGCCCGAGGTGGGTCGTGGAGTTTATGCCGGTTCCTCGAGTCATGGCTGATATGCTTCTTCTGCCGACTGGAGACGTCGTCATCATAAATGGTGCCGCACTGGGAGCGGCCGGTTGGGAAAACGGGCGCGATCCGGTTACCACACCAGTCATTTACCGGCCGTCAGAGGTTCTGAACCGCAGGTTTTCGGTTATGACCGGTTCGTCGAGAGCGAGACTGTACCATTCCGCGGCGGTCCTGGTACCTGACGGCCGGATTTTGGTCGGCGGAAGCAATCCGCACATTTACTACAACTTCACTGGCGTCGAGTACCCGACTGATCTGAGCCTGGAGGCGTTTTCACCGCCGTATTTGTCGGAGGAGTACGACCCGGTTCGGCCGAGGATAGCTGCGATAGAAGATGTTTTCGGGTACCGGCAGTTGATTTCTGTCGAGATATTGGTGCCGGAGTTTCTGTCGGTGAGGGTTTTGTCGGCGAGATTGGTTGCTCCGTCGTTTACGACGCACTCGTTTGCGATGAATCAGAGGATGGTGGTATTGAAGCTGATCGGAGTGACGCACGTGGCGGCGGGTACGTACAGGGTGAGCTTGGTGGGGCCGTCGACGGCGGAGATTGCGCCACCGGGTTATTATCTGTTGTTTGTGGTGCACGCCGACATTCCTAGCTCCGCTGCGTGGGTGAGGGTGCAGTGA